CTCGGGGGCGGCTCAAGAGGCGCGGTGTGGTCAGCCTAGTGGGTGCGACCGGCCTCAGCCCTGCTGCACGGTGAACGTTTTGCACGCAAGGTGAGCACGCGCCGGGGGACACCCGGACGGGTGCAGCGGGTGGAGTCCTACGGATTCCGTTTGTTTCGCTGACAATCCGGAACTTCACCGGATTGCCAGCTCCACGTCCGGAGGAGCGCTTTGCTCCTTCTCTGCTCCGCAGCTCTACGAGTCGCATCCGCTCGGGTTGAAAGATGTTGCACACCTTTCAACCGGAGTTCATATCAGGCGAGGATCTGCCCGTGCTCGTCCAGCGCGGGGTAGGCCTCGCCGCGCTCGCGGTAGCCGGGGGCGAGGTCGGGGTACGCCCACTCGAACGCCCAGCGGCGCAGCTCCGCTTCGCTCAGTTGCGGGGCGTCGTACATCCCGGCGGCGAGCCGCTGGCGCTGCGCCTCGAACAGGATGGTCGCGGCGGCAACGGACACGTTCAGGCTCTGCACCATGCCGAACATCGGAATGATGATGTTGTGGTCGGCGGCGTCGGCGGCCTCGTCGCCCACGCCCCACTTCTCGGCGCCCAGCAGGACGCAGGTGGGGCGGGTGTAGTCCACCTCGCGGTAGTCCACGCTGCGCTGCGAGAGGTGCGTGGCGAGCACCTGGAAGCCCTGCGCCTGCAGGTCCCGCACGGCCCCCACGGCCCCTTCGTGCTTCTGTACCGGCACCCACTTGTGCGCGCTGCCGCTGGTCGCCTCGAAGGTGTGCCCGTCGAAATCCACGAGCCGCCCGCCGCGCGGCGGGACCGCGTGCGCCTGCAGTACGCCCACCGCGTCGCAGGTGCGCACGATCGCGGAGAGGTTGTGGGGTTTGTTCACCTCGTCCATCAGGACGGTCAGGGTGGGCTGCCGCTTACTCAGCACGCGCAGGATCTTGGCGTAACGCTCCGGGGTCATAACGCTCCAGAGTACCGCACGCCCGGCAGCGCCGCCCCGAGCGCCCCCATCAGCGGGGAGCGCCGCGCGAGCATCCGCGCCGTCCAGCCGTCATCCCGCGTCCCGGCGCGCAGGTCGTGCAGGGCGCCAGTCAGCAGGTGTGCCCACCACAGCGCCGGGATCAGCGCGCGGTCCTCGTCGCTCAGGGGGCTCACCTCGGCGTACCCGTGGATGACGTCGTCGTGCGCGCCGCGCCACGCCAGCGCGAAGTCTGCCAGCGGATCGGCGGGCCGGGTGAATTCCAGGTCGAGCAGGCCCGTCCACTGGCCGTCCTGCACGCGCAGGTTCCAGGGCGTGAAATCCCCGTGGATCAGCCGCCGGGGCCGCGTATGGACGTGCGCGGTGGCGGCGCGGGCGGCATGCAGGTGCGCGCGGAGCAGGCCCACCCAGCCCGGCTGCGCGGCCTCGTGGGCGTCCAGCAGTGCGTCACTGGACGGATCATGTAGGACTGCCAGTTCGTCGGGAAAACCAGGGCGATTCTCCGGCAGAGGCACCGCCGCCCAGCGCCCGTGCAGGTCCGCC
This genomic window from Deinococcus sedimenti contains:
- a CDS encoding phosphotransferase enzyme family protein — protein: MTPPPDLLLEWDLRDPQLLGGRLNRHWQVRAGSEVAALRRWHDPDAAPYELDLLTRLTGCGLDLSWRLRGPSEMDGAVWTLHAWVPGQPAPREDARTRGRWLADLHGRWAAVPLPENRPGFPDELAVLHDPSSDALLDAHEAAQPGWVGLLRAHLHAARAATAHVHTRPRRLIHGDFTPWNLRVQDGQWTGLLDLEFTRPADPLADFALAWRGAHDDVIHGYAEVSPLSDEDRALIPALWWAHLLTGALHDLRAGTRDDGWTARMLARRSPLMGALGAALPGVRYSGAL
- the trmH gene encoding tRNA (guanosine(18)-2'-O)-methyltransferase TrmH gives rise to the protein MTPERYAKILRVLSKRQPTLTVLMDEVNKPHNLSAIVRTCDAVGVLQAHAVPPRGGRLVDFDGHTFEATSGSAHKWVPVQKHEGAVGAVRDLQAQGFQVLATHLSQRSVDYREVDYTRPTCVLLGAEKWGVGDEAADAADHNIIIPMFGMVQSLNVSVAAATILFEAQRQRLAAGMYDAPQLSEAELRRWAFEWAYPDLAPGYRERGEAYPALDEHGQILA